From Topomyia yanbarensis strain Yona2022 chromosome 1, ASM3024719v1, whole genome shotgun sequence, one genomic window encodes:
- the LOC131675868 gene encoding hemiasterlin resistant protein 1-like, producing the protein MVQSAAHSAVAAPMVAPNQAFGLIAQIAATAGSVAIGFVGNTVGHALIGMFSGSDSQEAASLGQAAPVSGEANTPAGPCSWEIKQISCTQGQVECDSEQLPSIEVHIYSVHVIHFP; encoded by the coding sequence ATGGTCCAGTCTGCGGCACACTCGGCTGTCGCTGCACCAATGGTAGCTCCCAACCAGGCCTTTGGATTAATTGCTCAAATCGCAGCTACTGCTGGTAGTGTAGCGATCGGCTTCGTCGGTAACACCGTTGGACATGCCCTCATCGGAATGTTCAGCGGTTCCGATTCACAAGAGGCAGCCTCGCTAGGACAGGCTGCCCCGGTATCGGGCGAGgcaaacactccggcaggaccatgctcgtgggagATCAAGCAAATATCTTGTACCCAAGGCCAGGTCGAGTgtgattcggaacaattaccaaGTATAGAAGTCCATATATATAGCGTTCACGTGATACATTTTCCTTAA
- the LOC131675869 gene encoding hemiasterlin resistant protein 1-like — protein sequence MVQPASHSAVAAPMVAPNQAFGLITQIAATAGSVAIGSVGNTVGHALIGMFSGSHSQEAASLGQAAPVSGEANTPAGPCSWEIKQISCTQGQVECDSEQLPNLEVHIYSVHVIHFP from the coding sequence ATGGTACAGCCTGCGTCACACTCGGCTGTCGCTGCACCAATGGTAGCTCCCAACCAGGCCTTTGGATTAATTACTCAAATCGCAGCTACTGCTGGTAGTGTAGCGATCGGCTCCGTCGGTAACACCGTTGGACATGCCCTCATCGGAATGTTTAGCGGTTCCCATTCACAAGAGGCAGCCTCGCTAGGACAGGCTGCCCCGGTATCGGGCGAGgcaaacactccggcaggaccatgctcgtgggagATCAAGCAAATATCTTGTACCCAAGGCCAGGTCGAGTgtgattcggaacaattaccaaATCTAGAAGTCCATATATATAGCGTTCACGTGATACATTTTCCTTGA
- the LOC131676357 gene encoding sterol regulatory element-binding protein cleavage-activating protein-like, with translation MYPRVSPAGLPVTCLEVAGGTVMTGSQGHTVNVFRLDSHLLQFTLNGHCGPITCIFIDQWQAEMGASGCQDGVLYVRDLIRGACMYKIEAHDDSIVALACSPSYAISLGLNE, from the exons ATGTATCCTAGAGTTTCACCAGCAGGGTTACCGGTGACATGTTTGGAAGTGGCGGGCGGTACAGTCATGACTGGCAGCCAGGGCCACACTGTTAACGTGTTCCGGCTCGATAGCCACCTATTGCAGTTCACCCTAAACGGCCATTGCGGTCCTATTacatgtattttcatagaccAGTGGCAGGCTGAGATGGGCGCATCTGGTTGCCAGGATGGTGTGCTATATGTGAGGGACTTGATACGGG GTGCCTGTATGTACAAAATTGAAGCCCATGACGACTCAATCGTCGCACTTGCCTGTTCCCCGAGTTACGCAATATCGCTCGGACTGAACGAATGA